Genomic DNA from Streptomyces venezuelae:
CATGCGGGCGTAGGCCATCTCGATCGAGTACACGGGTGACTCACTCCTGAAGGATCGTCGTTGATCTGCTGAGATTGAGAAAGATTCGCAGGGTCTAGACCCTGTTGCGCCTTAGATTCTACACATAGACTCGCGGTATCGCTGAATAATGAAAGGCATCGCACCTATGGACGCCGTGGACAGGCAGCTCATCCAGGCTTTGCGGGAGAACGGACGGGCGTCGTACGCCGAACTCGGCCGGCTCGTCGGCCTCTCCGGGCCCAGCGTCACGGACCGGATCAACCGCCTGGAGGCGGCCGGTGTCATCACGGGTTACCGCGCGACCGTCGACTCCGCCTCGCTCGGCCTCGGCGTCATCGCCCTCATCGGCATCTCGCTCTCCGACGCCGCCGACCACGAGGACGTGGCGCGGCGCCTGAAGGACCTGCACGAGATCGAGGACTGCTGGTTCATCGCGGGCGACGACTCGTACATGCTCAAGGTCAGGGCCAGCGACGTGGACGGTCTGGAGAAGACGA
This window encodes:
- a CDS encoding Lrp/AsnC family transcriptional regulator is translated as MDAVDRQLIQALRENGRASYAELGRLVGLSGPSVTDRINRLEAAGVITGYRATVDSASLGLGVIALIGISLSDAADHEDVARRLKDLHEIEDCWFIAGDDSYMLKVRASDVDGLEKTIRRLSGTRGVSRTRTTIVLSTKWENRVGELPEEE